A single genomic interval of Mustela nigripes isolate SB6536 chromosome 7, MUSNIG.SB6536, whole genome shotgun sequence harbors:
- the PEX13 gene encoding peroxisome biogenesis factor 13, with protein MASQPPPPPKPWETRRIPGAGPGPGPGPTFQSADLGPTLLTRPGQPTLTRVPPPILPRPSQQTGSSNVNTFRPAYSSFSSGYGAYGNSFYGSYSPYSYGYNGLGYNRLRVDDLPPSRFVQQAEESSRGAFQSIESIVHAFASVSMMMDATFSAVYNSFRAVLDVANHFSRLKIHFTKVFSAFALVRTIRYLYRRLQWMIGLRRGSENEDLWAESEGTVACLGTEDRAANSAKSWPIFLFFAVILGGPYLIWKLLSTHNDEITDNTNWASGEDDHVVARAEYDFAAVSEEEISFRAGDMLNLALKEQQPKVRGWLLASLDGQTTGLIPANYVKILGKRRGRKAVESSKISKQQQPFNNTTLTKGATAADSLDEQEAAFESVFVETNKVPVALDSTGKGGDKQDL; from the exons ATGGCTTCCCAGCCACCTCCTCCCCCGAAACCCTGGGAGACCCGCCGAATTCCTGGGGCCGGGCCAGGACCAGGACCTGGGCCCACTTTCCA atCTGCTGATTTGGGTCCTACTTTATTGACAAGACCTGGACAACCTACGCTTACCAGAGTGCCCCCACCTATTCTTCCAAGGCCATCACAGCAGACAGGAAGCAGCAATGTGAATACTTTCAGACCTGCTTACAGTTCATTTTCTTCAGGATATGGTGCCTATGGAAATTCATTTTATGGAAGCTATAGCCCTTACAGTTATGGATATAATGGGTTGGGCTATAACCGCCTTCGTGTAGATGATCTGCCACCTAGTAGATTTGTTCAGCAAGCTGAAGAAAGCAGCAGAGGTGCATTTCAGTCCATTGAAAGTATTGTGCATGCATTTGCCTCCGTCAGTATGATGATGGATGCTACCTTTTCAGCTGTCTATAACAGTTTCAGGGCTGTATTGGATGTAGCAAATCACTTTTCCcgattaaaaatacatttcacaaaGGTTTTTTCAGCTTTTGCGTTAGTTAGGACTATAAGGTATCTTTACAGACGATTGCAGTGGATGATAGGTTTAAGAAGAGGCTCTGAGAATGAGGACCTATGGGCAGAAAGTGAAGGAACTGTGGCTTGCCTTGGTACTGAGGACAGAGCAGCTAACTCAGCAAAATCTTGGCCAATATTCTTGTTCTTTGCTGTTATCCTTGGTGGTCCTTACCTCATCTGGAAACTGCTGTCTACTCATAATGATGAAATAACAG ACAATACGAACTGGGCAAGTGGTGAGGATGACCATGTAGTTGCTAGAGCAGAATACGATTTTGCTGCTGTATCTGAAGAAGAGATTTCCTTCCGTGCTGGTGATATGCTAAACTTAGCTCTGAAAG AACAGCAACCCAAAGTACGTGGTTGGCTTCTGGCTAGTCTTGATGGTCAAACAACAGGACTTATACCTGCTAATTATGTCAAAATTCTTGGTAAAAGAAGAGGTAGAAAAGCAGTGGAATCCAGCAAAATTTCCAAGCAGCAACAACCTTTTAACAACACAACACTAACTAAAGGAGCCACAGCTGCTGATTCTTTGGATGAACAGGAAGCTGCctttgaat